One Proteinivorax tanatarense DNA segment encodes these proteins:
- a CDS encoding AraC family transcriptional regulator → MSLQNWHSEINELDYFKKNLFNNQKIIIAKRKLPYRVFLRRIVGMEFTAHNLIELLYVLKGTVEVSERNRVKILNQGELYIINANKAHSIYSDSKDNIMLVFQIKPSYLKEISGITQDSLLKSNSLDPTVKDRIVYALGLLFIENINAQSKYEVHLSRLKDLINNLKDCLFKDDTFYCKGETDTIEQIIFDIVEEKSCSIEEDLSLEKMAMRYNVSYSYLSRVFKKITGENFTQYSLKQKLNKAVDLLLNTNETVSKISISSGFADVKLLNKDFRKILNMSPTDFRRKYNCLDKLNEENTLLDHYSVRDFLKKTKKERIKRYNTLQIEDKKYKIGIKGAESFNTKEKWCKIIELEDIVGDNLDNLEKVLTDLSFEFIIIKFHLNEGEFCLKKEDKLQYIPKMEVRNLVNVLTKHRITPVLQIGLDFHNQCTSTNLNDKHYLNFKSAIDFLSMIIGTTNLEKWKFELNISGLMVNFFKQSIEQIEHLSDILISKFGTTKNIVGVYIGPLSINMNKEEIKYVEDIRGMLDSIGYLRMDINCFNSYLNKQSFVNLSDCINTLIEQLKVYLHLENSEKLICTFNYIVDDRDVPKKYDFFYYNIFVNFLLLNINHDNFYVSLCKIEDEACIADNYPICNILGIKLTTFYILKFIEELKTNLVWIGDGCVATRDGNDIAILVFTMYREWENIQYSFSDEYKDREMQIALNIKNIFGKYKITEYKVSYENNTLYQYFSDNLELETVSEEEKLYIQNKAMPEIKIKVSNIEESFEYITKKKFLGISLIKMEKV, encoded by the coding sequence GTGAGTTTACAAAATTGGCACAGCGAAATTAACGAGTTAGATTACTTTAAAAAGAATTTATTTAACAATCAAAAAATAATTATTGCTAAACGAAAGTTACCATATAGAGTATTTTTACGGAGAATAGTGGGAATGGAGTTTACAGCTCATAATTTAATAGAGCTTTTATATGTACTTAAAGGAACAGTTGAAGTCTCAGAAAGAAACCGTGTAAAAATATTAAATCAAGGGGAGCTTTATATAATTAACGCTAATAAAGCTCATAGTATATATAGTGATTCAAAAGATAATATAATGCTAGTTTTCCAAATAAAACCAAGTTATTTAAAGGAAATTTCTGGAATTACACAGGATTCTTTACTAAAAAGCAATAGTCTAGACCCAACAGTAAAAGATAGAATTGTTTATGCATTAGGATTGTTATTTATAGAGAATATAAATGCTCAGAGTAAATATGAGGTTCATCTATCTAGGTTGAAAGATTTAATTAACAACCTTAAGGATTGTTTATTTAAGGACGATACCTTTTATTGTAAAGGTGAAACGGATACTATAGAACAGATTATATTTGATATTGTGGAAGAAAAATCATGCTCAATTGAAGAAGATTTAAGCTTGGAAAAAATGGCTATGAGATATAATGTTAGCTACTCCTATCTTTCTAGAGTTTTTAAAAAAATTACTGGTGAAAATTTTACCCAATACTCTTTAAAACAAAAGCTAAATAAAGCTGTGGATTTACTGTTAAATACAAATGAAACAGTGTCAAAAATATCTATAAGTAGTGGATTTGCAGATGTTAAGCTGTTAAATAAAGATTTTCGAAAAATTTTAAACATGTCCCCTACTGACTTTAGACGAAAGTATAACTGCTTAGATAAGTTAAATGAGGAAAATACCCTATTAGATCACTATTCAGTTAGGGATTTTTTAAAAAAAACAAAAAAAGAAAGAATAAAAAGATATAATACCCTACAGATTGAGGATAAAAAATATAAGATAGGTATCAAAGGAGCGGAAAGCTTTAATACAAAAGAAAAATGGTGTAAAATTATTGAGCTTGAAGACATTGTAGGTGACAACCTTGATAATTTAGAAAAAGTATTAACTGATTTAAGTTTTGAGTTTATAATAATTAAATTTCACTTAAATGAAGGGGAATTTTGTCTAAAAAAAGAAGATAAATTACAATATATACCAAAGATGGAAGTAAGAAATTTAGTAAATGTACTTACCAAACATAGAATAACTCCTGTTTTACAGATAGGGTTAGATTTTCACAATCAGTGTACTTCAACTAATTTAAATGATAAACATTATTTAAACTTTAAATCAGCCATTGATTTTTTGTCAATGATAATAGGTACAACAAATTTAGAAAAGTGGAAATTTGAATTAAATATTAGTGGACTTATGGTTAATTTTTTTAAACAGTCGATAGAGCAGATAGAACATTTATCTGATATTTTAATAAGCAAATTTGGGACTACTAAAAATATTGTTGGAGTTTATATTGGCCCTTTATCAATTAACATGAATAAAGAAGAGATAAAGTATGTAGAAGATATAAGAGGAATGCTAGACAGCATTGGTTATTTGCGGATGGATATCAACTGCTTCAATAGTTACTTGAATAAACAAAGCTTTGTAAATTTAAGTGATTGTATAAATACACTTATAGAACAGCTGAAAGTTTATTTACATTTAGAGAATAGCGAAAAATTAATATGTACATTTAATTATATTGTAGATGATCGTGATGTACCTAAAAAATATGATTTTTTTTACTATAATATTTTTGTGAATTTTTTATTATTAAATATAAACCACGACAATTTTTATGTTTCTTTATGCAAAATAGAAGATGAAGCATGTATTGCCGATAATTATCCAATTTGTAACATACTAGGTATAAAGCTTACTACATTTTATATTTTAAAGTTTATTGAAGAATTGAAAACAAACTTGGTTTGGATAGGCGATGGCTGTGTTGCAACTAGAGATGGAAACGACATAGCTATATTAGTATTCACTATGTATAGGGAATGGGAAAACATTCAGTACTCCTTTAGCGATGAATATAAAGATAGAGAAATGCAAATAGCTTTAAATATAAAAAATATATTTGGTAAATATAAAATAACAGAATATAAAGTGAGTTATGAAAATAACACGTTGTATCAATACTTTTCAGATAATCTGGAGTTAGAAACAGTGTCTGAAGAAGAAAAACTATACATACAAAACAAGGCGATGCCAGAAATAAAAATAAAAGTATCTAATATAGAAGAAAGCTTTGAATATATTACAAAAAAGAAGTTTTTAGGCATAAGCCTTATAAAGATGGAGAAGGTATAA
- a CDS encoding NUDIX domain-containing protein, which translates to MSTNLVKRYPEPTVSAVVFNPDNKVLLCKSHKWDDKYVIPGGHIDLGEKMEEALKREVLEETGLEINDIQLISVKESVFEKGFYKDKHFIFIDYVCKTDFGDVILNDEAQEYKWVDLKDIDKYNLGGSVEKLLKELKSKSKSKYKKEIFYGY; encoded by the coding sequence ATGTCAACAAATTTAGTGAAAAGATATCCAGAACCAACTGTAAGTGCAGTAGTTTTTAATCCTGATAACAAAGTATTGCTTTGTAAATCTCACAAATGGGATGATAAATACGTGATTCCAGGAGGGCACATAGATTTAGGTGAAAAAATGGAAGAGGCTTTAAAAAGAGAGGTGTTAGAGGAAACAGGCTTAGAAATTAATGATATCCAATTAATTAGTGTTAAGGAAAGTGTTTTTGAAAAGGGATTTTATAAAGATAAGCATTTTATATTTATTGATTATGTATGTAAAACCGACTTTGGTGATGTAATTTTAAACGATGAAGCTCAAGAGTATAAGTGGGTGGATTTGAAGGATATAGATAAATATAACTTAGGTGGCTCTGTGGAGAAGTTATTAAAAGAATTGAAAAGCAAAAGCAAATCAAAATACAAAAAAGAAATATTTTATGGGTACTAA
- a CDS encoding DUF192 domain-containing protein, which translates to MITKLKIADSFWSRLKGLMFKKKISLNEGMFFPNCGRVHTCFMKFDLCVIYLDKYLNVIGYQVLKPWKISKRIKGTKHILETSSEFRRVLKKDTKKKVLNIEEVEKYV; encoded by the coding sequence ATGATAACTAAGCTTAAAATTGCAGATAGTTTTTGGAGTAGGTTGAAAGGGTTAATGTTTAAGAAGAAAATATCATTAAACGAAGGCATGTTTTTTCCAAACTGTGGTAGAGTCCATACGTGTTTTATGAAATTTGATTTGTGTGTTATTTATCTAGATAAGTATTTAAATGTCATTGGGTATCAAGTGTTGAAGCCTTGGAAAATTAGTAAAAGGATAAAAGGAACCAAACATATTCTTGAAACATCTTCTGAATTTAGGAGAGTTTTAAAAAAAGACACTAAAAAGAAAGTGTTAAATATAGAGGAGGTAGAAAAATATGTCTGA
- a CDS encoding metal-dependent hydrolase — MDPISHAIIGLSIYGLNNAPDISNPALIGCITGAVAPDFDIITKFKSDYVYLKHHRVGSHSLLGIVVLSVLITLFLSMFYAGFFFKEVLFWTFIGTLSHVFFDLLNSYGVALLYPFNKKKYTFNLITIYDPAILLLSGYIFFFSERNLLDKFLIPLVFVTYLGLKQYNKNYIVKKLKLYYSKELKNTHPIKKINVMPSDYGILKWDYIISTDDEYIAGEISGYKGSPTSFKRFAKVSNSLIEKIYNEELGLYFKDFTPIYHVELEQQKDGFIVKMIDLRYKIKNRFKHHALFYYNNNAKLIKSVFHPFSMDNQIEVSKNNRYH, encoded by the coding sequence ATGGACCCAATATCACATGCCATTATAGGACTTTCTATCTATGGATTAAATAATGCTCCTGATATAAGTAACCCAGCTTTAATAGGTTGTATAACTGGGGCGGTGGCTCCGGATTTTGATATAATCACTAAATTTAAAAGCGACTATGTCTATTTAAAACATCATCGTGTGGGAAGCCATTCCCTTTTAGGTATAGTCGTTTTGTCAGTATTGATTACTTTATTTCTTTCGATGTTCTATGCAGGTTTTTTCTTTAAAGAAGTTTTATTTTGGACATTTATTGGCACCTTATCACATGTTTTTTTTGACTTGCTAAACTCTTACGGTGTTGCATTGTTATATCCATTTAACAAAAAAAAATATACTTTTAATCTTATAACCATTTATGACCCCGCTATTTTATTATTAAGTGGATATATATTTTTCTTTAGTGAAAGAAATCTTTTAGATAAATTTTTAATACCACTTGTTTTTGTAACTTATCTCGGGTTAAAACAATATAATAAAAATTATATTGTTAAGAAACTTAAGCTATACTATAGCAAAGAATTAAAAAATACACACCCTATCAAGAAAATAAATGTAATGCCTTCAGATTATGGTATCTTAAAGTGGGATTACATTATTAGTACCGATGATGAATATATTGCTGGTGAGATTAGTGGATATAAAGGATCACCTACTTCATTTAAGCGCTTTGCTAAAGTTTCCAATTCTTTAATTGAAAAAATCTATAATGAAGAATTAGGGTTATACTTTAAAGACTTTACGCCAATTTACCATGTTGAGCTTGAACAACAAAAAGATGGGTTCATTGTTAAAATGATCGACTTAAGGTACAAAATAAAAAATAGGTTTAAACATCATGCCTTATTCTATTATAATAATAATGCAAAACTTATAAAAAGTGTATTTCATCCCTTTAGCATGGACAACCAAATAGAGGTAAGCAAAAATAATAGATACCACTAA
- a CDS encoding murein hydrolase activator EnvC family protein, giving the protein MFNKSKFLIAVLCIFLISLQMINPIFANSIEGNIDKEKQKQQEIEEGIENRREEVDSLDKEINELTEEVEELDNKIAKSQKQIQQLNEDITSTESEIAKTELKIEEAEDFLEQNTEYLDTRLIAMYQKGSVGYLDVLLSASSFSDFLSRFNALRLILEEDKELIEEVKEKREYLKVEKDKQVERKDSLVKMIAQAQVAEEELKEDVQSLNSLSTQLQTKKQNTQEVISQKEAASKQAEQQIVALMAEREKELERQRKKREREEQERREREKEAEAAEQKNDNSNNNNTDNKPADNDTAPPQGGGIEKATGRLIWPVQGSRGVTSHYGYRTHPITRRTSMHTGIDIGIYRERWAGSPSFNGNPVNVLAADGGEVIFAGGNRSIGYGLYVIVDHGGGKTTLYAHMENIGVKSGQTVSQGQSLGHVGSTGVSTGPHLHFEVRLNGRHTNPMNYY; this is encoded by the coding sequence TTGTTTAACAAATCAAAGTTTCTTATTGCAGTGTTGTGTATTTTTTTAATATCTTTACAAATGATTAACCCTATTTTTGCCAACAGTATTGAGGGTAATATAGATAAAGAAAAACAAAAGCAACAGGAAATAGAAGAAGGCATAGAAAATCGCCGTGAAGAAGTAGATTCTCTTGATAAAGAAATAAATGAGTTAACTGAAGAGGTAGAAGAACTTGATAATAAAATAGCAAAAAGCCAAAAACAAATTCAACAATTAAATGAAGATATAACTTCTACGGAAAGTGAAATTGCTAAAACAGAACTAAAGATTGAAGAAGCAGAAGATTTTTTGGAACAAAATACCGAGTATTTGGATACTCGGTTGATTGCCATGTATCAAAAAGGGTCTGTGGGATATTTAGATGTTTTGCTATCTGCTTCAAGTTTTTCTGATTTTCTTTCAAGATTTAATGCACTTAGGTTAATTTTAGAAGAAGATAAAGAACTTATAGAAGAAGTAAAAGAAAAAAGAGAATACTTAAAAGTAGAAAAAGATAAACAAGTTGAAAGAAAAGATAGTTTAGTGAAAATGATTGCTCAAGCCCAAGTGGCTGAGGAAGAGCTAAAAGAAGATGTACAAAGCCTAAATAGCCTTTCAACTCAGCTTCAGACTAAAAAACAAAATACTCAAGAAGTTATAAGTCAAAAAGAAGCTGCTTCCAAACAAGCGGAGCAACAAATTGTAGCACTTATGGCTGAAAGAGAAAAAGAGCTTGAAAGGCAAAGAAAAAAACGTGAAAGAGAAGAGCAGGAAAGAAGAGAACGTGAAAAGGAAGCAGAGGCTGCAGAACAAAAAAATGACAATTCAAACAACAATAACACAGATAATAAACCAGCGGACAATGACACTGCTCCTCCTCAAGGTGGAGGCATAGAAAAAGCTACAGGTAGACTTATTTGGCCAGTTCAAGGTTCTCGTGGGGTAACATCGCATTATGGTTACAGAACACATCCTATCACGAGGCGAACTAGCATGCACACTGGTATTGATATAGGCATTTACCGAGAAAGATGGGCTGGGTCACCTTCTTTTAATGGCAATCCTGTAAATGTACTAGCTGCTGATGGAGGAGAAGTTATTTTTGCAGGAGGAAATAGAAGTATTGGTTATGGGCTGTACGTTATCGTAGACCATGGTGGAGGGAAAACTACACTTTACGCTCATATGGAAAATATTGGTGTAAAATCAGGTCAAACTGTTAGCCAAGGACAGTCTCTAGGTCATGTTGGATCTACAGGAGTTTCTACGGGTCCTCATTTGCATTTTGAGGTAAGGTTGAATGGAAGACACACAAACCCTATGAACTACTATTAA